A genomic window from Gemmatimonadaceae bacterium includes:
- a CDS encoding AraC family transcriptional regulator — protein MASQRYEEFPVAPALRTWVLNYWRFSVDDIAADAAPFTVWPDGCTSIAVLATPLPGPRILWTGPRVTAMQPPLRPHSEMWGFRLWPDSSATVLGFTAPALRDRVGPADPAIVAWAASLLDAVALLEPGRVTAALDAALLARQPQWTTPDAGVRRALLSIVRSRGDVTMADVAAEAGLGLRQLQRRFVAATGLTLREWARIRRLRESIALRMGNDAGWSAIAAESGYADHAHLAREFRAMVGLAPTDVAERLHAIEHRNVRP, from the coding sequence ATGGCGTCGCAGCGCTACGAGGAGTTTCCTGTCGCGCCCGCCCTGCGGACGTGGGTCCTCAACTACTGGCGGTTCTCGGTGGACGACATCGCCGCGGACGCCGCGCCCTTCACCGTATGGCCGGACGGTTGCACCTCCATCGCAGTGCTTGCCACGCCGTTGCCCGGGCCGCGCATTCTCTGGACCGGCCCGCGCGTGACCGCGATGCAACCGCCGCTGCGTCCGCACAGCGAGATGTGGGGGTTTCGCCTCTGGCCCGACTCCAGCGCCACCGTGCTCGGCTTCACCGCGCCGGCCCTGCGTGACCGCGTGGGGCCCGCCGATCCAGCCATCGTCGCCTGGGCCGCGTCGTTGCTCGATGCGGTTGCACTGCTCGAGCCTGGGCGAGTGACCGCCGCGCTCGATGCCGCCCTCCTCGCGCGACAGCCGCAGTGGACCACGCCGGATGCCGGCGTGCGCCGTGCCCTGCTGAGCATCGTCCGGAGCCGCGGCGACGTCACGATGGCCGACGTGGCCGCAGAAGCCGGCCTCGGACTGCGACAACTGCAGCGGCGCTTCGTGGCTGCGACCGGCCTGACACTCCGCGAGTGGGCGCGCATCCGCCGCTTGCGTGAGTCCATCGCCCTGCGGATGGGCAACGACGCTGGATGGTCCGCCATCGCGGCGGAGTCCGGATACGCCGACCACGCGCATCTCGCACGCGAGTTCCGCGCGATGGTGGGTCTCGCGCCCACCGACGTCGCCGAGCGCCTCCACGCCATCGAGCATCGCAACGTGCGACCGTGA
- a CDS encoding UvrB/UvrC motif-containing protein: MSRRRRRGPLAPPKDVEMRIDNMLALVKDTARDVPGVYRMTSTEGEVIYVGKSKALRTRLLSYFRAKFPRDKGARILREAATLEWEPLPSEFAALLRELRLIKQLRPRYNVAMKRDARYHAFVRISRGPAPRLHVVRGAGTDEHGTYFGPFRGAVQLAEAIRELNDALGLRDCALDTPMVFADQPDLLDLPSRTPGCIRYEIGRCLGPCVGAVRVADYDAAFAAARGFLEGREDAPVTLLRGRMEQASDALDFERAAFWRDKLQRLESLREQFARLRFALESLSFTYVVPGVKGDDRAYVIKRGVVRAEGPAPRTPAEQAALEAKALEVPGARSQRQAQTVPGHEVDEVLLVAGWFRKYAAEFERTLPLGAITAAAARSA; encoded by the coding sequence GTGAGTCGCCGTCGCCGCCGCGGCCCGCTCGCGCCGCCCAAGGACGTCGAGATGCGGATCGACAATATGCTCGCGCTCGTGAAGGACACCGCGCGCGACGTCCCCGGGGTGTACCGGATGACCTCGACCGAGGGCGAAGTCATCTACGTCGGCAAGTCCAAGGCGCTGCGCACCCGCCTGCTCAGCTACTTCCGCGCCAAGTTCCCGCGTGACAAAGGCGCGCGCATCCTGCGCGAAGCCGCCACGCTGGAGTGGGAGCCGCTGCCCAGCGAGTTCGCGGCGCTGTTGCGCGAGCTGCGGCTCATCAAGCAACTGCGCCCGCGTTACAACGTCGCGATGAAGCGCGACGCGCGGTACCACGCCTTCGTGCGCATCTCGCGTGGCCCCGCCCCGCGCCTGCACGTCGTGCGCGGAGCCGGCACCGACGAGCACGGCACCTACTTCGGCCCCTTCCGCGGCGCCGTGCAGCTCGCCGAGGCCATCCGCGAACTCAACGACGCACTCGGCCTGCGCGACTGTGCGCTCGATACGCCGATGGTCTTCGCGGACCAACCCGACCTTCTCGACCTCCCCTCGCGCACACCGGGCTGCATCCGCTACGAGATCGGCCGCTGCCTCGGCCCTTGCGTTGGCGCCGTGCGCGTCGCCGACTACGACGCCGCCTTCGCCGCCGCACGCGGATTCCTTGAGGGCCGCGAGGATGCGCCGGTCACCCTCCTGCGCGGCCGGATGGAACAGGCCAGCGATGCGCTCGATTTCGAACGCGCCGCCTTCTGGCGCGACAAGCTCCAGCGCCTCGAGTCGCTTCGCGAGCAGTTCGCGCGCCTGCGCTTCGCGCTCGAGTCGCTGAGCTTCACCTACGTGGTGCCCGGGGTGAAGGGCGACGATCGTGCATACGTGATCAAGCGCGGGGTCGTGCGCGCCGAAGGCCCGGCGCCGCGCACGCCAGCCGAGCAGGCCGCGCTCGAGGCGAAGGCGCTCGAAGTGCCCGGGGCACGCAGCCAACGGCAGGCGCAGACCGTGCCGGGCCACGAAGTCGACGAAGTGTTGCTCGTCGCCGGGTGGTTCCGGAAGTATGCCGCGGAGTTCGAGCGCACACTGCCGCTGGGCGCGATCACCGCAGCCGCGGCGCGGAGCGCCTGA
- the mutM gene encoding bifunctional DNA-formamidopyrimidine glycosylase/DNA-(apurinic or apyrimidinic site) lyase: protein MPELPETETIARDLDAALRGARIRTITVLRGDVVRGLRPITPDAMRRITRPILGVSRRAKSIVIALDGAARIVVTPRFTGALLLRGAGDAADTARATSGPESAINVASTPQRPANAPPPPLPYCCVQFRLSDARLLEYVDVRRLGTLELMPDGRYAAWDASLGPEPLDPALTPERFSGILRGSSRAVKSVLMDQKRLAGVGNIYANEALWRAGIRPSRRASAITRAAAAGLLESLREILRASIALRGTTFRDFQDAYGGRGGYAKELKVYGRGGEACVRCGATLQETHKLEGRSTVWCRSCQK, encoded by the coding sequence ATGCCTGAACTTCCCGAAACCGAAACGATTGCCCGCGACCTCGACGCCGCGTTGCGCGGCGCGCGGATCCGTACGATCACCGTCCTCCGCGGCGATGTCGTCCGCGGCCTGCGACCGATCACCCCGGACGCGATGCGCCGCATCACGCGCCCGATACTCGGCGTGTCGCGGCGGGCCAAGTCCATCGTGATCGCACTCGATGGCGCTGCTCGCATCGTTGTGACGCCGCGCTTCACGGGCGCACTGCTCCTGCGCGGCGCAGGGGATGCCGCGGACACCGCACGGGCGACATCGGGGCCCGAGAGTGCGATCAACGTGGCGTCGACGCCGCAGCGACCCGCGAACGCCCCGCCCCCGCCTCTGCCCTACTGCTGCGTCCAGTTCCGTCTCTCGGACGCGCGCCTGCTCGAGTACGTGGACGTGCGTCGCCTGGGGACGCTCGAACTGATGCCCGACGGGCGCTACGCCGCCTGGGACGCGAGCCTCGGACCCGAGCCGCTTGACCCAGCCCTCACCCCGGAGCGATTTTCGGGAATCCTTCGGGGGTCGAGCCGCGCCGTGAAATCCGTGTTGATGGACCAGAAGCGATTGGCCGGCGTGGGCAACATCTACGCCAACGAGGCCCTGTGGCGCGCCGGCATCCGCCCGTCGCGGCGCGCCAGTGCCATCACGCGCGCCGCGGCCGCCGGGCTGCTCGAATCCCTGCGCGAGATCCTCAGGGCGAGCATAGCACTTCGCGGCACGACCTTCCGCGACTTCCAGGACGCCTACGGCGGACGCGGCGGCTACGCCAAGGAGCTCAAGGTGTACGGCCGCGGCGGCGAGGCCTGCGTGCGCTGCGGTGCCACCCTACAAGAGACGCACAAGCTCGAGGGACGCTCGACCGTCTGGTGCCGGAGTTGCCAGAAGTGA
- the purD gene encoding phosphoribosylamine--glycine ligase, which translates to MKILIVGGGGREHALAWKLKQDHPAAEILAAPGNPGIAELGRCINVQATDVDGLLALAEREQVTFTVVGPEAPLSLGIVDRFRAAGRAIFGPTAAAARVETSKRFAKELMLKHGIPTASARTFTTIPEAKAEIRRLGAPVVVKASGIAAGKGVIVAMSVADAEAAVDDMLDAKVFGDAGAEVLIEEYMEGEELSLFALTDGTQALTMLGAQDHKRIGEGDTGPNTGGMGAYLPVSTCTPELVERVRQTIILPMLAAMRAEGCPFTGLLYAGLMLTKDGPKVVEFNCRFGDPETQAVLPMMASSLLEPMQAIAEGRSLAAMPPLEWKSGAAITTVVAAEGYPGTARSGDVIALPATEPGVTVFHAGTARNAAGELVTAGGRVLAVTAVAPTLAEAQAKSREYAERVQFTGRQLRRDIGWRELAR; encoded by the coding sequence GTGAAGATCCTGATCGTCGGCGGGGGCGGGCGCGAACACGCGCTCGCGTGGAAGCTCAAGCAGGACCACCCCGCCGCCGAGATCCTCGCGGCCCCCGGCAATCCCGGCATCGCCGAGCTCGGCCGCTGCATCAACGTGCAGGCGACTGACGTGGACGGCCTGCTCGCGCTCGCCGAGCGTGAGCAGGTCACGTTCACCGTCGTCGGGCCCGAGGCTCCGCTTTCGCTCGGCATCGTCGACCGCTTCCGCGCCGCCGGCCGCGCGATCTTCGGCCCCACCGCCGCCGCCGCACGCGTCGAGACCTCCAAGCGCTTCGCCAAGGAGCTGATGCTCAAGCACGGCATCCCCACGGCCAGCGCGCGTACGTTCACGACCATTCCCGAAGCCAAGGCCGAGATCCGCCGACTCGGCGCTCCCGTGGTCGTGAAGGCCAGCGGCATTGCCGCCGGCAAGGGCGTGATCGTCGCGATGAGCGTCGCCGATGCCGAGGCCGCCGTGGACGATATGCTCGACGCCAAGGTCTTCGGCGACGCCGGCGCCGAGGTGTTGATCGAAGAGTATATGGAAGGCGAGGAACTCTCCCTCTTCGCCCTCACCGATGGCACACAGGCCCTCACGATGCTCGGCGCACAGGACCACAAGCGCATCGGCGAAGGCGACACCGGGCCCAACACCGGCGGGATGGGTGCGTACTTGCCCGTTTCCACCTGCACGCCAGAGCTCGTCGAGCGCGTGCGCCAGACGATCATCCTGCCGATGCTCGCCGCGATGCGCGCCGAGGGCTGTCCGTTCACCGGCCTGCTCTACGCCGGCCTGATGCTGACGAAGGACGGCCCCAAGGTCGTGGAGTTCAACTGCCGCTTCGGCGATCCCGAGACGCAGGCCGTGCTCCCGATGATGGCCTCGTCGCTACTCGAGCCGATGCAGGCGATTGCCGAAGGGCGGTCGCTCGCGGCGATGCCGCCGCTGGAGTGGAAGAGCGGTGCGGCGATCACGACGGTGGTGGCGGCCGAGGGCTATCCCGGCACGGCCCGCAGCGGCGATGTCATCGCGCTGCCCGCCACCGAACCTGGCGTCACCGTGTTCCACGCGGGCACGGCGCGTAACGCGGCTGGCGAGTTGGTGACGGCTGGCGGTCGCGTGCTCGCGGTCACGGCTGTCGCTCCGACGCTTGCCGAAGCGCAGGCGAAGAGTCGCGAATACGCCGAGCGCGTGCAGTTCACGGGGCGGCAGCTCCGCCGCGACATCGGCTGGCGCGAACTCGCGCGCTGA